A window of Paenibacillus sp. 19GGS1-52 contains these coding sequences:
- a CDS encoding diguanylate cyclase, giving the protein MLNKLIALPFTLNIEEQRQLQKATLEENIARGKLFAKITIGIEVTLASADIVGSLSKAHASFQFSFYFAMYLFMILLNICVLWGGARYDRRKERTDHNLRTYETAFFLYSILFMVWGSVVTLADQRLYGQLMAFVVNVMSISVIFYFNNRRVLFLYCISTFVLFIGLPFVQHSSEVLIGHYVNLTIFLFFSWVASRILYVTYCSNFYSRILLKQSNQRLEDEIKANLSVHEELELANEELQRISLVDALTEIPNRRAFDQRVQALLSAPDSAPSVISIIMLDIDFFKLFNDNYGHAEGDDVITKIAQTIHAATRSFLDIAARMGGEEFVFAAFNTDEQEAIQLGERIRSRILELRLSHEYSAVSPYVTVSLGTATGLVSDPEQFAELMKMADEALYSAKANGRNGLFSMNSPKSRPQ; this is encoded by the coding sequence ATGCTGAATAAATTGATTGCATTACCGTTTACCCTGAATATTGAAGAGCAAAGGCAGTTGCAGAAGGCGACACTTGAAGAAAATATTGCCCGTGGAAAATTGTTTGCGAAGATAACGATCGGAATTGAAGTGACGCTTGCATCAGCCGATATTGTGGGCTCTTTGTCAAAAGCGCATGCGAGCTTTCAGTTCAGCTTCTATTTTGCGATGTACCTGTTCATGATTCTCCTGAATATTTGCGTTCTATGGGGAGGGGCCAGATATGACAGAAGGAAGGAACGTACAGATCATAACTTGCGTACATATGAGACTGCTTTTTTCCTCTATTCGATTTTATTTATGGTATGGGGGAGCGTTGTTACGTTGGCAGACCAGCGGCTTTATGGGCAATTGATGGCATTTGTTGTTAACGTCATGAGTATCTCGGTAATTTTCTACTTTAATAACAGGAGAGTGCTATTCCTTTATTGTATTTCTACATTCGTATTGTTTATAGGGCTGCCGTTTGTTCAACACTCCAGTGAGGTGCTGATCGGCCATTATGTTAACCTGACAATCTTTCTATTCTTCTCCTGGGTGGCTTCAAGAATTCTGTATGTGACTTATTGCAGCAATTTCTATAGCAGAATTCTGCTGAAGCAGAGTAACCAAAGGCTGGAGGATGAGATAAAAGCGAACCTAAGTGTCCATGAGGAACTTGAGTTAGCGAATGAGGAGCTGCAAAGAATATCGCTTGTGGATGCGTTGACGGAGATTCCGAACCGGCGGGCTTTTGATCAAAGGGTGCAGGCATTGCTTAGTGCTCCGGATTCTGCACCATCGGTCATCTCAATCATTATGCTGGATATCGATTTCTTCAAGCTGTTTAATGATAATTACGGCCATGCGGAGGGGGATGATGTTATTACAAAAATTGCCCAAACGATTCATGCGGCAACGCGTAGCTTTTTGGATATCGCCGCCCGTATGGGAGGTGAAGAGTTCGTATTTGCAGCGTTTAATACCGATGAGCAGGAGGCAATCCAGTTAGGCGAAAGGATCAGATCTCGGATACTGGAGTTGAGATTAAGTCATGAATATTCGGCGGTTAGTCCATATGTTACGGTTAGCTTGGGAACGGCTACCGGTCTAGTTAGCGATCCTGAGCAATTTGCTGAGCTGATGAAAATGGCAGATGAGGCACTTTATTCAGCAAAGGCGAACGGACGCAATGGTCTATTCAGTATGAACAGCCCAAAATCCCGTCCACAGTAG
- the glgP gene encoding alpha-glucan family phosphorylase, whose translation MNQKKLPSVAYFSMEFGLHSDFKMYAGGLGILAGDYIKGAKDINAPIIPIGLKWKQGYTDQKIDASGNPYDSYYNYVYDFLEDTGVKVTVKVRKTDVVCKVWKTDHFGNNPLYLLDTDIPENADAWITGQLYGWFGEERIAQEIVLGIGGVKAMRALGIPIDVYHFNEGHAALAATELIREKMSSGDTFEEAWKATREEVVFTTHTPIKEGNETHPLDRLEYMSAFNGLTRDQMERLGGEPFNMTVAGLRLSRISNAVAQLHADTANKMWKEVAGRSSIIGITNAIHTPTWVDERMTRAFEEDGDLWATHKEIKGELISFIKERSGISLNVDNLLIGFSRRAAPYKRSDLIFSQPEIIEPYLETGKVQIVFSGKAHPLDDNGKKIVSNLVAMMKKYPKSVVFLENYDMTIGAQLTRGSDIWLNNPRRPLEASGTSGMKAAMNGVLNCSILDGWWPEACIDGENGWQIGDGFETADFAVLDQHDSDALYDTLLKRVVPTFYENQEKWVQMMKKSIETTRIEFATKRMLEEYYNRMYIKN comes from the coding sequence GTGAACCAGAAAAAATTACCGTCAGTAGCCTATTTCAGTATGGAGTTTGGGCTTCATTCCGATTTCAAAATGTATGCCGGAGGTCTTGGGATTCTGGCAGGAGACTACATCAAAGGTGCCAAAGATATTAACGCACCCATTATCCCCATCGGGCTGAAGTGGAAGCAAGGTTATACTGATCAGAAGATTGATGCAAGCGGCAATCCATATGACTCCTACTATAATTATGTTTATGACTTCCTTGAAGATACAGGGGTGAAGGTTACCGTTAAAGTCAGAAAGACGGATGTGGTCTGCAAAGTCTGGAAGACGGATCACTTTGGCAACAACCCATTATATTTATTGGATACAGACATTCCCGAGAATGCGGATGCCTGGATTACGGGGCAGCTGTACGGCTGGTTCGGAGAGGAACGGATTGCGCAGGAAATTGTGCTTGGCATTGGCGGTGTTAAGGCCATGCGAGCTTTAGGAATCCCGATCGACGTCTATCATTTCAACGAGGGCCACGCAGCGCTGGCAGCAACCGAGCTAATCCGCGAGAAAATGTCGAGTGGAGACACCTTTGAAGAAGCCTGGAAAGCGACGCGGGAAGAAGTGGTATTCACTACACATACGCCGATAAAAGAAGGCAACGAAACCCACCCGCTCGATCGGCTTGAGTATATGAGCGCTTTTAATGGTTTAACTCGTGATCAAATGGAGCGGCTTGGTGGGGAACCGTTCAATATGACGGTTGCTGGGTTGCGCCTTTCCCGCATCTCCAATGCAGTTGCCCAGTTGCACGCAGATACAGCTAATAAAATGTGGAAAGAAGTAGCCGGCAGATCGAGTATTATCGGCATTACTAACGCCATTCATACCCCGACCTGGGTGGATGAACGGATGACCCGGGCCTTCGAGGAAGACGGCGACCTTTGGGCAACGCATAAGGAAATCAAAGGAGAATTGATTAGCTTCATCAAAGAGCGTTCCGGCATTTCCTTAAATGTCGACAATCTGCTCATCGGCTTCTCACGCAGAGCCGCTCCATACAAACGCAGTGACTTGATTTTCTCCCAACCGGAGATTATCGAACCTTACCTGGAAACCGGCAAAGTACAAATCGTCTTCTCCGGTAAAGCACATCCGCTCGATGATAACGGCAAGAAAATCGTCAGCAACCTTGTAGCAATGATGAAAAAATACCCCAAGAGTGTTGTCTTCCTGGAAAATTACGATATGACCATTGGAGCACAGCTGACACGCGGCTCCGACATCTGGCTCAACAATCCGCGTAGACCTCTTGAAGCTAGTGGGACCTCCGGCATGAAAGCAGCCATGAACGGCGTCCTAAACTGCTCTATCCTTGATGGATGGTGGCCAGAAGCCTGTATAGATGGCGAGAATGGCTGGCAGATTGGGGATGGATTCGAAACTGCCGATTTTGCGGTTTTGGACCAGCATGACAGCGATGCACTGTACGATACCCTTTTGAAGCGTGTAGTTCCAACCTTCTATGAGAACCAAGAGAAATGGGTGCAGATGATGAAGAAGAGCATCGAAACGACCCGTATTGAATTTGCTACTAAACGTATGCTCGAGGAATACTATAATAGAATGTACATTAAGAACTAA